Below is a window of Helicobacter sp. MIT 05-5293 DNA.
TCTTATGGAATTATTAATTATGACCGATGCCTTAAAGAGGAGCGGGAGTAATAGTATCAATGCAGTGATTCCGTATTTTGGCTATGCAAGACAAGATCGTAAAGCAGCACCTCGTGTGCCTATCAGTGCAAAACTTGTAGCAAATCTCATTGAACAAAGCGGTGTCGATCGTATCATTACAATGGATTTGCATGCGGGGCAGATTCAGGGATTTTTTGATATTCCTGTTGATAATCTTTATGGTTCAATTGTGTTTAGGGATTATTTACGCGCCAAACATTTTCAGAATCCAATCATTGCTTCTCCCGATATTGGTGGGGTTTCTCGTGCGAGATATTTTGCAGACAAAATGGGTATGGATTTAGTCATTGTGGATAAAAAACGAGAGAGGGCGAACGAAAGTGAAGTGATGAATATCATCGGTGATGTGAGCGGAAAAGATGTGATTTTAGTCGATGATATGATTGATACAGCAGGGACAATGTGTAAAGCAGCGGATATGCTCAAAAAGAAAGGTGCAAATAGCGTTATGGCTTTAGGCACACACCCGGTGCTTAGCGGCGTGGCTTTAGAGAGAATTGCCAAAAGTGCGCTTGATGAAGTGATCGTAACTAATTCAATCCCGCTTAAACAAACGCACCCAAAGATTCGGGTTTTGAGTGTCGCACCACTTTTTGCAGAAGTGATTCGCCGCATTTATCATAATGAAAGTGTGAATTCGCTTTTTATTTAGATTTTGTGTTTTTTGAGTCATTTGCAAGGATTTTTCAATGCAGCATATTGAGCTAATGGGTGTTTTTAGTATTGCCTTTTTTGCTTCTTTGGGACATTGTGTCGGAATGTGTGGCGGAATCGTCCTTGCCTATTCTTCTTTACATTTTCCCTCACATACGCATTTTTTGCGCAAAATCTTTTATCATTTGATTTATAATTTCGGACGCATCAGCACTTATGTGATTCTAGGTAGTATTGTCGGAGGATTAGGCAAAGTCGTGTTTTTTGATGTTTTGCCGAAGCATTTTGCCTTATTGGGTATGGGTATTTTAATCGTGATATGTGGTTTGGGGATTTTATTTTTTCCTAGAATCTTGCGTGTGGTTGAGGTGAGTTTCTCCCCGCAGTCGTCTTTTTTTGCTTTTTTTGGTAAGCTTTTAAAGAATAAGAATCCCAGCAGTTTGTATGTGTTGGGGCTGTGTAATGGATTATTGCCTTGTGGGATTGTGTATTATTTTTTGCTTACTGCATCTGTTGCGGGAAATGCTTTGAATGGTGCGATTGTGATGTTTGTTTTTGGCGTAGCGACTTTGCCAAGTTTATTACTCTTAGGGCTTTTTACTTCAAGTTTGCAAAGCAAAAGGGCTCTTTTCCTTATATTTAGCGGCGTGGGAATGTTGCTTTTAGGAGGATATGAAATCTATAAGGCAATCCGTATGTGGCATTTATCATAAATGACAGATTTGACAAAGGAGGCAAGATGCGTCAATGTGCGTTTTTTGATCGTGATGGTGTGATCAATCACGATACGGGCTATGTGTATCAAATTAAGGATTTTGTTTTTTGCGATGGAGTTTTTGAGATTCTTAATACCTTGCACCAACAGCAGTATTTGTTGATTGTGCTAACCAACCAATCAGGCATAGCACGAGGCTATTATACAGAATCTGATTTGGCAATTCTCCATAACTTTATGCAAGAAGAGCTCACAAAACACTTAGGATTTGCTTTTGATGCGATTTATCATTGTCCGCATCTTCCCACAGAGGATTGCCAGTGTCGTAAGCCTAAAATCGGAATGATCACACAAGCTTTGCAAAAGTTTGATATTGATTTGCAGCATTCGTTTTTTGTCGGCGATAGGGTCAGCGATATGGAATGCGCACAAAATGCGGGAATTTATGGAAAATTTTTCTTAGGTAAGGAACAAGAAGAGATAAAAAACATTCAAAATGTCCAAAAGATTACTTCTTTACATCAATTGAATAGTATAATAAAAGAAAATGTTACAAGGAGCAATTGATGAAATACATCTATGATGATCTTGCTGGCAAAAAGATTCTCATTACAGGAGGAGCGGGATTTATCGGGAGTAATCTTGCCTTTTATTTTCAAAAACATCACCCTTTGGCAAAAGTTTATGTCTTTGATAAGTTTCGCAGTGATGAGCGTTTCCCCAATGGTCATTTTAAATCTTTGGGGCATTTTCAGAATCTGATTGGTTTCAAAGGTGAGATTATCATAGGTGATATTAACAATCCTCAAGATTTAGCCTTGCTTGAGAATCGAGAGTTTGATTATATCTTTCATCAAGCGGCGATTTCTGATACGACCGTGCTTGACCAAGAGCTTATAATGAAAACCAACCATATAGCCTTTTTGAAACTTTTAAAAATTGCTCAAAAACATAATGCTTTAATGGTATATGCCTCATCAGCAGGGACTTATGGGAATTCACCCGCGCCAAATGTCGTAGGAGCTGGAGAAGTGCCTGAAAATGCGTATGGATTCTCAAAGCTTTGTATGGACGAAAGTGTGAGGAAGATTCTCGCAGAAGATCCTCAAAGACGCATTATTGGATTAAGATATTTTAATGTCTATGGGCATAATGAATTTCACAAAGGGCAAACTGCCTCAATGATTTTGCAGCTTGGTTTGCAGGCGATCAAAAATAAAAAAGTGCGATTGTTTAAGCATGGTGAGCAAAAAAGGGATTTTGTGTATATCAAAGATGTGATTCAAGCTAATGTCAAAGCAATCGAAGCTCCTGTGAGCGGTATTTATAATATTGGTAGTGGGAATGCGCGTAGTTTTAATGACATTGTTAGCTGTTTGAAAGCACATTTGGGTGAATTTGAAGTAGAATATTTTGATAATCCTTATTCATTTTTCCAAAATCACACTGAAGCGGATATTTCATTAAACGAAGAATATCTTTCTTATATCCCGAGATTCACCTTAGAAGACGGGATCAAACAATATATTGATGAAATCAAAGCCATTGCTGAAAAATACTAAGGTCAGTTGATGTTTAATCTTGAATCAAAAACCCCCAAAATCCTTGTGATTGGTGATTTGATGATTGATCACTATGTATGGGGACAATGTGAGCGTATTTCTCCAGAAGCTCCTGTGCAGGTCGTAGATGTGAAAAGTGAAAGTAATCGTTTAGGCGGTGCTTGTAATGTCGTGAGTAATCTTGCAGCACTCAATGCACAAGTGTTTGTTTGTGGAGTGATTGGGAGTGATGATGCAGGATTATGGCTTGGTGATAAGCTTGAATCCATGGGTGTGGATATTTCTTATCTTTTTGTAGATACTGCACGTCCAACGACTAAAAAAACGCGTATTATTATTTCTAATCAACAAGTTTTGCGTGTCGATCGCGAGAGCAAGATGCCCGTTGATTCTGAAATCATTGATGATATTAAGCAACGACTTCAAGCGGCGATCAATGAAGTGGATTGTGTGATTATTTCAGATTATGGAAAAGGGCTTTTGAGTGTGGATCTCACGCAATACATCATTAAGCACGCAAAAAGTTGTTCTAAAATTATTTTGTGTGATCCTAAGGGCAAGGATTATTCGAAATACAAAGGTGCGACACTACTTACACCTAATAAAAAAGAGGCGCAAGAAGCCACAGGGATTGATATTGTTGATGAGCATACATTGATTGAAGCGGGTATGGCAATCAAAATGCAATGTGAACTTGAAATTTCCTTAATCACATTGAGTGAAGATGGGATTGGCTTGTTTGAGAATCATACGATGCGACAGATTCCCACGGTCGCAAAGGAAGTCTTTGATGTAACAGGTGCGGGAGATACGGTGATTGCTGCGCTTGGATTTGCGCTTAGCGGAGGGTGTGATATTTTACAAGCTTGTGAATTTGCAAATGTCGCTGCTGCTGTCGTTGTAGGTAAAGTGGGGAGTGCTAGTGCTACACATAGTGAGATTTTGCAATATCATACGCAATATTTTTCTTGTAATGAATCTAAATTTGTTTCTCAAGAAATGCTTCTTCATATTCTTCAGGGATTAAAGCAAAGCAAGGTGGTTTTTACAAATGGTTGCTTTGATATTTTGCATCGCGGACATCTTACTTATCTTGCCAAAGCACGAAGTCTTGGTGATGTTTTGATTGTCGGGATTAATAGTGATGATTCAGTAATGCGTCTAAAGGGTGAGAATCGCCCGATTAATTCTTTAGAAGATCGTGCTTATATGCTATGTGGGTTAGAATGTGTGGATTATGTCGTGAGTTTTTCATCAGATACGCCTTTGGAGCTGATTAAGGCAATCAAGCCAGATGTATTAGTCAAGGGCGGAGATTATCATAATAAGGTCGTAGTAGGAAGTGAATTTGCAAAAGAGGTTGTTTTGATTGATTTTGTAGAGGGAAAATCTACAACTAAAATCATTCATAAAATCCAACAAAGGGGCGAATAATGTATCAATCTTTTATAGAATCTGAAATTAGTGCGCATCTTGCTGTCGCACAAAAAATGTCGAATTTATCTCCGCTTATTGTCCAAAGTGCAGATTTGATTATTGAATCACTTCAAAATGGAGGTAAGATTCTCATTTGTGGTAATGGTGGAAGTGCTGCAGACGCACAGCATTTTGCTGCAGAGCTCACGGGACGCTACAAGAGGGAAAGAAAAGGGCTTGCCGGTATTGCTTTGAGTGTCGATACTTCCGCACTTACAGCCATAGGTAATGATTATGGTTTTGATGAGGTATTTTCGCGTCAAGTCCAATCCCTTGCTAAACCTAATGATGTGTTTTTTGGAATCTCTACAAGTGGTAATTCAAATAATGTGCTTAAAGCTGCTCAAATGGCTAAAGATTTGCAATGTCGAGTGATTGGCTTGAGTGGTCGTGATGGTGGAAAATTGAACACTTTATGCGATGTGAATCTGATTATGCCTGATAATGACACGCCTAGAATCCAAGAAATGCACATTCTTGTGATACATATTTTATGTGATTTGATTGAAGACAAATGCGGGGTTGTCTGAATTGCTACTCCCCAAAACACTTCAAAGTCTTAGCACTACTCAAAGAGACAATATCGCAACAACAATTTCTGATATGCTCATTGATGAAGGTATTGCAGCGGGTTTGGTAGATATAGTTTTTGGACATTATTTTGTTTATGTGCTTTTAAGTGATGGTGTTTTGATACCTGTATTCTTGTATGAAGAGCGTATGAGTTATAAACAATTTCAAAGTTATGGTGCGCCTAAACTACATTTTTGCCATTGTTCTGAAATCAAGCAAGATTTTTGCGCCCAACAAAGGCATCATACACTCACACATCGACACTATCTTGCTAAGATTACCAAACGCAATGCGTTTAGCTTTAGTATTTGGCAGGGTGCTAGTCAAGTCGGACTTTATAACGATTATCCCCTTGAATTATGCGCTGCTTGCAGTGATATTTTGAGTGAGATTCGGGAAGGTCAGAGAATCGATAGCACTTTAAGTGTTTTTGTTTTTAAGAATGAATCATTTCATCTTCTACAAGCTAATCCGTCTTTTTTGCAAAAAGAACTCATTGCTTTTCAAGTCGCTGGTTTGGAGTGCTATAAATGCAAACAAAAAATCACACTTGATTCGCAAATATGGATACAAATAAATGGAAATCATCTTCAAGTTTGCTGTTGTTGATATTAACTTTTTGTTGCTAAGATTTATATTTGCTATGTAATCGTAGCAGTCTCATAGTTTTATTTTTATTGTATTTTTGAGAGGTTGATATGAGTTTAACTTTAGGGATTGATATAGGAAGCACGACTGCCAAAGTTGCTTTGATGGACGGAGATGAAATCATCTATAAGCGTTATGAAAGACATTATTCAAAGGTGCGTGAGAAAAGCATTGAGATTGTGCAAGGTATCAAAGAAATTATTGGTGATAGGGAATTAAAAGTTGCTATTTCCGGTTCGGCTGGTTTTGGTATTTGTAAGGCTGTAGGGATTGATTTTGTTCAGGAAGTGTTTGCCACAGCAGGTGCTGTAAGGCATCTTGTTCCTGATGCTGATGCAGTGATTGAGCTTGGTGGAGAAGATGCTAAAATCATCTTTTTGACGGGTGGAACAGAAGAGCGAATGAATGGATCTTGTGCAGGTGGGACGGGAGCATTTATCGATCAAATGGTAACACTTCTTGCCATCACTGCTGAAGAATTTGATGCGATTTCACTTAAGCATCAGAAGCTTTATCCTGTCGCATCTCGTTGCGGTGTTTTCGCTAAAACAGATGTGCAGCCCTTATTGAATCAAGGTGTGAATAAAGAAGATATTGCTGCGAGTATTTTTCAAGCAGTCGTGGATCAGACGATTACTGGTTTGGCTCAAGGGCGAAAGATTGAAGGTAAGATTCTCTTTCTGGGCGGACCGCTTTATTATTATAAGGGCTTACAAGAACGTTTTGCAAAAACGCTTAAGCTTAGCCCCGAAAATGCAGTTTTCCCGGATTTTGCGCAATATGCAGTAGCCATAGGGGTATCACTCCAAGCAAGAGAATTAGAGAAGACTTACACTTGCGATTCGCTTATCGCAACACTTGAAGCAAGTAAAAACACAGCTTCAACCAATAAATACCTTGAACCGCTTTTTGCAAGTCAGCAGGATTTTGATGAATTTATTGAGCGTCATGAGAGTGCAAGTGTTGATGAAATTGATATTGATGAGGCTTA
It encodes the following:
- a CDS encoding ribose-phosphate pyrophosphokinase, which produces MRGFKLFSGSAHIEFSTELAKYLDVILSKATINRFSDGEINVQIGESVRGKDIFIIQPTCAPTNDNLMELLIMTDALKRSGSNSINAVIPYFGYARQDRKAAPRVPISAKLVANLIEQSGVDRIITMDLHAGQIQGFFDIPVDNLYGSIVFRDYLRAKHFQNPIIASPDIGGVSRARYFADKMGMDLVIVDKKRERANESEVMNIIGDVSGKDVILVDDMIDTAGTMCKAADMLKKKGANSVMALGTHPVLSGVALERIAKSALDEVIVTNSIPLKQTHPKIRVLSVAPLFAEVIRRIYHNESVNSLFI
- a CDS encoding HAD family hydrolase, whose protein sequence is MAFIINDRFDKGGKMRQCAFFDRDGVINHDTGYVYQIKDFVFCDGVFEILNTLHQQQYLLIVLTNQSGIARGYYTESDLAILHNFMQEELTKHLGFAFDAIYHCPHLPTEDCQCRKPKIGMITQALQKFDIDLQHSFFVGDRVSDMECAQNAGIYGKFFLGKEQEEIKNIQNVQKITSLHQLNSIIKENVTRSN
- the rfaE1 gene encoding D-glycero-beta-D-manno-heptose-7-phosphate kinase, whose translation is MFNLESKTPKILVIGDLMIDHYVWGQCERISPEAPVQVVDVKSESNRLGGACNVVSNLAALNAQVFVCGVIGSDDAGLWLGDKLESMGVDISYLFVDTARPTTKKTRIIISNQQVLRVDRESKMPVDSEIIDDIKQRLQAAINEVDCVIISDYGKGLLSVDLTQYIIKHAKSCSKIILCDPKGKDYSKYKGATLLTPNKKEAQEATGIDIVDEHTLIEAGMAIKMQCELEISLITLSEDGIGLFENHTMRQIPTVAKEVFDVTGAGDTVIAALGFALSGGCDILQACEFANVAAAVVVGKVGSASATHSEILQYHTQYFSCNESKFVSQEMLLHILQGLKQSKVVFTNGCFDILHRGHLTYLAKARSLGDVLIVGINSDDSVMRLKGENRPINSLEDRAYMLCGLECVDYVVSFSSDTPLELIKAIKPDVLVKGGDYHNKVVVGSEFAKEVVLIDFVEGKSTTKIIHKIQQRGE
- the rfaD gene encoding ADP-glyceromanno-heptose 6-epimerase translates to MKYIYDDLAGKKILITGGAGFIGSNLAFYFQKHHPLAKVYVFDKFRSDERFPNGHFKSLGHFQNLIGFKGEIIIGDINNPQDLALLENREFDYIFHQAAISDTTVLDQELIMKTNHIAFLKLLKIAQKHNALMVYASSAGTYGNSPAPNVVGAGEVPENAYGFSKLCMDESVRKILAEDPQRRIIGLRYFNVYGHNEFHKGQTASMILQLGLQAIKNKKVRLFKHGEQKRDFVYIKDVIQANVKAIEAPVSGIYNIGSGNARSFNDIVSCLKAHLGEFEVEYFDNPYSFFQNHTEADISLNEEYLSYIPRFTLEDGIKQYIDEIKAIAEKY
- the gmhA gene encoding D-sedoheptulose 7-phosphate isomerase, with translation MYQSFIESEISAHLAVAQKMSNLSPLIVQSADLIIESLQNGGKILICGNGGSAADAQHFAAELTGRYKRERKGLAGIALSVDTSALTAIGNDYGFDEVFSRQVQSLAKPNDVFFGISTSGNSNNVLKAAQMAKDLQCRVIGLSGRDGGKLNTLCDVNLIMPDNDTPRIQEMHILVIHILCDLIEDKCGVV
- a CDS encoding sulfite exporter TauE/SafE family protein; this encodes MQHIELMGVFSIAFFASLGHCVGMCGGIVLAYSSLHFPSHTHFLRKIFYHLIYNFGRISTYVILGSIVGGLGKVVFFDVLPKHFALLGMGILIVICGLGILFFPRILRVVEVSFSPQSSFFAFFGKLLKNKNPSSLYVLGLCNGLLPCGIVYYFLLTASVAGNALNGAIVMFVFGVATLPSLLLLGLFTSSLQSKRALFLIFSGVGMLLLGGYEIYKAIRMWHLS